The following are encoded together in the Triticum dicoccoides isolate Atlit2015 ecotype Zavitan chromosome 6B, WEW_v2.0, whole genome shotgun sequence genome:
- the LOC119321126 gene encoding putative serpin-Z12: MSSWRPAGPHGSPPRRGRRHDDHPGTLPAPPHFPGSQAPQMFPAAAIARHLASFQTAPSNTRHLPTENTEACHPHHHRSADAASRFTAPWPPTFAPPRPSPSWAVPAMVPRDTGTHGVYSGCTAGAGVGNTVTNAGCLRMATGVGSTAAGGGRNFIVSPLSLHAALALVAAGAKGETQRELLDFLMGPAGSSLAALHGDPAIRLVGMLRGLEQTSFACGVWVARGRALRPEFVEVAGAVYAAVAESVDFWSEPEKARQQVNTFVKHETKELIDEVLPVGSVDSSTVVVLANALYFKGTWAQPFDPSATFGAPFHLADGTTVLAPFMTTSLFQQHVAAFPGFKALKLPYKNGGSFHVHQAALFYMLLLVPDHSADLGLAGLYDKAVSTPDFIRRHTPADQAPVGRFMVPKFKFEFKFEASREMQELGVTRAFGGGDFSGMVTGGNGLRISGVYHSATVEVDELGTVAAAATAVCMQQCGSARPPVDFVADRPFLFAIVEERTGVALFLGHVVNPLDG, encoded by the exons ATGAGCTCCTGGCGCCCGGCCGGCCCGCACGGCTCCCCACCTCGCCGGGGTCGCCGCCACGATGACCACCCCGGAACCCTTCCCGCTCCGCCGCACTTCCCCGGTAGCCAGGCTCCCCAGATGTTCCCTGCGGCCGCCATCGCGAGACATCTCGCCTCGTTCCAGACTGCCCCATCCAACACGCGCCACCTACCAACCGAGAACACCGAAGCCTGCCACCCTCACCATCACCGCTCCGCCGACGCGGCCAGCAGGTTCACCGCGCCGTGGCCGCCCACGTTTGCTCCGCCGCGTCCTAGCCCGTCCTGGGCCGTTCCCGCGATGGTCCCACGTGATACCGGAACCCATGGCGTCTACTCTGGCTGCACGGCAGGGGCGGGCGTCGGGAACACGGTAACTAATGCAGGCTGCCTGCGCATGGCGACGGGCGTCGGGAGCACGGCGGCCGGCGGGGGGCGCAACTTCATCGTCTCGCCGCTGTCGCTCCACGCGGCGCTCGCGCTGGTAGCCGCTGGCGCGAAGGGCGAGACGCAGCGGGAGCTGCTGGATTTCTTGATGGGGCCAGCTGGGTCGTCGCTCGCCGCGCTGCACGGCGACCCGGCGATCAGACTGGTGGGCATGCTCCGTGGTCTCGAGCAGACGTCCTTCGCGTGCGGCGTATGGGTCGCCCGTGGGCGGGCACTCAGGCCGGAGTTCGTGGAGGTCGCCGGCGCTGTCTACGCCGCCGTCGCGGAATCAGTTGACTTCTGGTCAGAG CCGGAAAAGGCGAGGCAGCAGGTGAACACCTTCGTGAAACACGAAACCAAAGAGCTCATCGACGAGGTCCTCCCCGTCGGCTCCGTCGACTCGTCCACGGTGGTCGTTCTTGCCAACGCGCTCTACTTCAAAGGAACGTGGGCTCAGCCGTTCGACCCGTCGGCGACCTTCGGCGCGCCGTTCCATCTCGCCGACGGCACGACCGTGCTTGCACCGTTCATGACGACGAGCCTGTTTCAGCAGCACGTCGCCGCCTTCCCCGGCTTCAAGGCCCTCAAGCTTCCCTACAAGAACGGCGGCAGCTTCCACGTCCACCAAGCCGCGTTATTCTACATGCTCCTCCTCGTCCCAGATCATAGCGCCGACCTCGGGCTCGCCGGACTCTACGACAAGGCCGTCTCGACGCCGGACTTTATCAGGAGGCACACGCCGGCGGACCAGGCTCCGGTCGGGCGGTTCATGGTCCCGAAGTTCAAGTTCGAGTTCAAGTTCGAGGCGTCGCGGGAGATGCAAGAGCTCGGGGTGACCAGGGCTTTCGGAGGCGGCGACTTCTCCGGCATGGTGACCGGTGGAAATGGGCTGCGCATCTCCGGGGTGTACCACAGCGCCACCGTCGAGGTGGACGAGCTGGGCACCGTGGCCGCGGCCGCCACCGCTGTGTGCATGCAGCAGTGCGGAAGCGCACGGCCTCCCGTGGATTTCGTGGCGGACCGGCCGTTCCTGTTCGCCATCGTCGAGGAGAGGACCGGCGTGGCTCTCTTTCTTGGGCACGTGGTGAATCCACTGGACGGGTGA